From Papilio machaon chromosome 2, ilPapMach1.1, whole genome shotgun sequence, the proteins below share one genomic window:
- the LOC106707274 gene encoding cyclin-dependent kinase 10: MSQNSEKPTQDVAEPTGPAARKGVLISFRTGKTMEIPEKDILGRCRFVGEFEKLNRIGEGTYGIVYRAKDKLNGNIVALKKVRMDVEKDGLPLSGLREIQVLMACRHENIVQLKEVLVGRSLESIFLSMEYCEQDLASLLDNMSSPFTESQVKCLMLQVLKGLKYLHSNFIVHRDLKVSNLLLTDKGCVKIADFGLARWLGAPARSATPRVVTLWYRAPELLLQSPKQTPALDMWAAGCILGELLANKPLLPGRTEIEQLELIVDLLGTPSDAIWPEFSTLPALQNFTLKQQPYNNLKQRFPWLSAAGLRLLNFLFMYDPNKRATAEECLQSSYFKEQPLPCDPKLMPSFPQHRNLKGQQKSSSNQLNIPLSNLNTGANDQTNNLPAISDLLGSLVKKRRID; this comes from the exons ATGTCACAAa attCTGAAAAACCTACCCAAGATGTTGCAGAACCAACTGGTCCAGCTGCCCGTAAAGGTGTTCTTATATCGTTTAGGACTGGTAAAACCATGGAGATACCTGAAAAAGATATA ttGGGAAGATGCAGATTTGTTGGAGAGTTTGAAAAGTTAAACCGCATTGGAGAAGGCACTTACGGTATTGTCT ATAGAGCTAAAGATAAGCTGAATGGTAATATTGTGGCCTTAAAGAAGGTGAGGATGGATGTAGAAAAAGATGGATTGCCTCTAAGTGGCCTGAGAGAAATACAAGTACTAATGGCTTGCAGGCATGAGAACATTGTGCAATTAAAAGAGGTTCTAGTAGGGCGCTCTTTGGAAAG CATATTTCTATCAATGGAATATTGTGAGCAGGATTTGGCATCATTATTGGACAACATGTCCTCCCCATTCACCGAATCTCAAGTTAAATGCCTGATGCTGCAAGTGCTTAAAGGACTTAAGTATTTGCACTCCAATTTCATTGTGCACAGAGATTTGAAAGTATCAAATTTACTGCTGACGGACAAGGGGTGTGTTAAAATAG ctgATTTTGGTTTGGCTCGTTGGCTGGGTGCTCCAGCACGTAGTGCTACGCCCCGGGTTGTAACATTATGGTACAGAGCACCTGAGCTCTTACTGCAGTCCCCTAAGCAGACACCAGCTCTTGACATGTGGGCTGCGGGATGCATTCTCGGTGAACTCTTGGCGAACAAACCACTTTTACCTGGCAGGACGGAAATCGAACAACTTGAGCTTATAGTCGACTTACTAG GAACTCCATCAGATGCAATCTGGCCAGAGTTCAGTACGTTGCCAGCGTTACAGAACTTCACTCTGAAGCAGCAGCCATACAACAACCTGAAGCAGCGGTTCCCCTGGTTGTCGGCCGCCGGTCTTCGCCTGCTTAACTTCCTCTTTATGTACGACCCCAATAAGAGGGCCACCGCTGAGGAATGTCTACAGAGTTCTTACTTTAAAGAACAGCCGTTGC CGTGTGATCCGAAGCTGATGCCAAGTTTCCCACAGCACAGGAACTTGAAGGGACAGCAGAAGTCTTCTAGCAACCAGCTCAACATCCCACTGTCCAATCTCAACACCGGCGCCAACGACCAGACAAACAACCTACCTGCCATCTCAGACTTACTCGGATCTCTTGTCAAGAAACGAAGGATTGACTAA
- the LOC106717619 gene encoding protein N-terminal glutamine amidohydrolase, producing the protein MSVSSQKHLSNNESNKKNDKALKPLFPKQAECSYVSCYCEENVWKLCQDVSIRIPGELDRCYVVFISNPCRTVPLWKQRAGREEDRLVIWDYHVIFLYSWDSKTCLVYDLDSELPFPTFFHKYVTETFRTDQVLKSDFHRFFRVVPAKQFLQHFASDRRHMKRPDGSWIKPPPPYPAICTSVSTHNLDEYINMDLGTGPGQVFNLTDFVHRFYKVEK; encoded by the exons ATGTCGGTCAGCTCCCAAAAGCATTTAAGTAATAacgaaagtaataaaaagaacGACAAAGCACTCAAACCATTGTTTCCAAAGCAAGCAGAATGTTCATATGTATCTTGTTATTG TGAAGAAAATGTGTGGAAACTGTGTCAAGATGTATCAATAAGGATACCGGGGGAGTTGGACAGGTGTTATgtggtttttatttcaaacccTTGTCGTACGGTGCCGTTGTGGAAACAAAGGGCAGGGCGTGAAGAAGATCGCCTCGTAATATGG GATtatcatgttatatttttatactcatGGGACTCTAAGACTTGCCTTGTCTATGATCTGGATTCAGAGCTACCATTCCCAACATTCTTTCATAAATATGTCACAGAAACTTTCCGCACTGACCAAGTTCTCAAATCAGACTTTCACAG ATTCTTTCGTGTGGTTCCTGCGAAGCAATTCTTACAACACTTTGCTTCTGATCGTCGGCACATGAAGCGGCCTGATGGCTCTTGGATTAAGCCTCCACCACCATATCCAGCCATATGTACAAGTG TTTCAACTCACAACCTGGATGAATACATCAACATGGACTTGGGGACAGGTCCTGGCCAAGTATTCAATTTGACAGATTTTGTACATCGATTTTACAAAGTTGAAAAGTAG
- the LOC106717624 gene encoding zinc-responsive transcriptional regulator ZAP1, whose product MNDFSTLEKTIVRELSCRLCLCNDIIKLKPLSAETKRKIKNLFNIVIRTDDNLPKAICHDCLQQVASLHLYSVKVEKTQKFLEFHKIKREDQEHTQPAPEKRMHPIIKALSSQNIQNDNKEVIVELKSKSTPSERQRVESPAKHKKKSPVEMKFMEAMPLEEFAKAERVDTSLLINSPAPVKSIKSCQSPTRVVPKKDSQEINNNNTCETLDPIVLIDGRPAKQGAELDKQITLFYKMECCICHGKGFDYRSLMKHYKERHGVPGYVTCCDKKFHYFYPKKIIEHMAYHLQPNIFMCKSCHRNFQTSNELIDHETNGGRTEGKLNCPRCDERFPTYRELGQHIVTHRTDKSQCDYCAKVLKHHHRKKTINHMEDLILCSQCLRNLRSIEKQDKESKDKVKMKSGDQTKAEKYRKFYKALEISCDDDYSTE is encoded by the exons ATGAACGATTTTTCAACGTTAGAAAAAACTATAGTACGCGAATTGTCATGTCGACTATGTCTCTGCAACgacattataaagttaaagcCTCTGAGCGCTGAAACGAAGCGCAAGATTAAGAATCTATTTAATATAGTG ATTCGTACTGATGATAATCTTCCCAAAGCAATATGCCACGATTGTCTGCAACAAGTGGCCTCATTGCACCTGTATTCTGTCAAAGTTGAAAAAACGCAAAAATTCTTGGaatttcacaaaattaaaCGCGAAGATCAAGAACACACACAACCTGCACCCGAAAAGAGGATGCATCCAATAATTAAAGCTTTATCAtcacaaaatattcaaaacgACAATAAAGAGGTAATAGTAGAACTTAAATCTAAATCAACACCATCAGAACGACAACGAGTAGAAAGTCCAGCGaaacataaaaagaaatcacCCGTGGAGATGAAGTTCATGGAAGCAATGCCATTAGAAGAATTTGCAAAAGCAGAGCGTGTGGACACGTCACTTCTTATAAATTCACCCGCCCCTGTCAAAAGCATCAAATCATGTCAATCACCAACTAGAGTAGTTCCAAAAAAAGATAGccaagaaataaacaataataacactTGTGAGACATTAGATCCCATAGTTTTAATAGATGGCAGACCAGCGAAGCAGGGTGCAGAATTAGACAAACAAATAACACTGTTCTATAAAATGGAATGTTGCATTTGCCATGGAAAGGGTTTCGATTACAGATCTTTGATGAAACATTACAAAGAGAGGCACGGAGTCCCCGGATACGTTACATGTTGCGATAAAAAGTTTCATTATTTCTATCCtaagaaaattattgaacATATGGCATATCATCTACAaccaaacatttttat GTGCAAGAGCTGTCATCGAAACTTCCAGACATCTAACGAGCTGATTGATCACGAGACCAACGGTGGGCGGACGGAAGGCAAACTGAACTGCCCGCGCTGCGACGAGCGGTTCCCCACGTACCGCGAGCTTGGCCAACACATTGTCACTCATCGAACTGACAAGTCACAGTGTGACTATTGCGCTAAAGT GCTGAAACATCATCATAGAAAGAAGACAATTAATCATATGGAAGACTTGATACTGTGTTCGCAATGTCTTCGAAATTTAAGAAGTATTGAAAAACAAGACAAAGAATCA AAAGATAAGGTTAAAATGAAAAGCGGCGATCAAACAAAAGCGGAAAAATATCGTAAATTCTACAAAGCTTTGGAGATTTCGTGTGATGACGACTACTCAACAGAATAA
- the LOC106717600 gene encoding methionine aminopeptidase 1D, mitochondrial isoform X2, with protein MRLPKLLNPRVQKRILMRFGVYDKVMPVETTPSRIVSENITRPDYILENTEYVPKVAEIKNYNQINDMRESCKLAASILNQLHTFIKPGITTDDIDELVHTLTIKAGAYPSPLHYKGFPKSVCTSVNNVAVHGIPDLRPLQDGDIINVDITVFFKQYHGDCSKTFLVGNVDDKGQELVHITEECLDIGIKCCGPDVPFCHIGSAIHRHAKRNGLTVLPAFLGHGIGQYFHGPPEIYHSLNRYPGLMKPGMTFTIEPVLSHGSEHTIILEDGWTVVTEDGARTAQVEHTVLITDDGAEILTK; from the exons atgagACTACCAAAATTACTTAACCCACGGGTCCAAAAACggatttt aatGCGGTTTGGGGTTTATGATAAAGTCATGCCTGTAGAAACAACACCAAGTAGGATAGTGtctgaaaatattacaagacCAGATTATATATTAGAGAATACAGAATATGTGCCTAAAGttgctgaaataaaaaattataaccaaaTAAATGATATGAGGGAAAGTTGCAAATTAGCTgcttcaattttaaatcaacttCATACATTTATCAAA CCAGGTATAACAACAGATGATATTGATGAGTTGGTTCATACTTTAACTATTAAAGCCGGGGCCTACCCTTCTCCACTGCATTATAAAGGCTTCCCAAAAAGTGTCTGCACTTCAGTAAACAATGTAGCTGTCCATGGCATCCCAGATTTGAGACCATTACAAGACGGTGACATCATCAATGTAGATATAACA GTCTTCTTCAAGCAATATCATGGAGATTGTTCAAAGACATTTCTTGTTGGGAATGTAGATGATAAAGGACAAGAGCTGGTCCATATTACAGAGGAATGTCTTGATATT GGAATTAAATGTTGTGGTCCAGATGTACCTTTTTGTCACATTGGCTCAGCTATACACAGGCATGCAAAAAGAAATGGTCTTACTGTATTGCCTGCATTTTTAGGCCACGGTATTGGACAATACTTTCATGGTCCTCCCGAAATATACCATTCTC taaacagATATCCTGGTCTAATGAAGCCAGGTATGACGTTCACGATAGAGCCAGTTCTGTCACACGGCAGCGAGCATACCATTATACTAGAAGATGGGTGGACAGTGGTCACAGAGGATGGTGCACGGACTGCGCAAGTAGAACACACAGTCTTGATCACTGATGATGGTGCTGAGATATTAACTAA atGA
- the LOC106717600 gene encoding methionine aminopeptidase 1D, mitochondrial isoform X1: protein MEFANKALTAVGRLWRTNIMRFGVYDKVMPVETTPSRIVSENITRPDYILENTEYVPKVAEIKNYNQINDMRESCKLAASILNQLHTFIKPGITTDDIDELVHTLTIKAGAYPSPLHYKGFPKSVCTSVNNVAVHGIPDLRPLQDGDIINVDITVFFKQYHGDCSKTFLVGNVDDKGQELVHITEECLDIGIKCCGPDVPFCHIGSAIHRHAKRNGLTVLPAFLGHGIGQYFHGPPEIYHSLNRYPGLMKPGMTFTIEPVLSHGSEHTIILEDGWTVVTEDGARTAQVEHTVLITDDGAEILTK, encoded by the exons atggaGTTTGCCAACAAAGCCCTTACAGCCGTAGGCCGTTTATGGAGAACGAATAT aatGCGGTTTGGGGTTTATGATAAAGTCATGCCTGTAGAAACAACACCAAGTAGGATAGTGtctgaaaatattacaagacCAGATTATATATTAGAGAATACAGAATATGTGCCTAAAGttgctgaaataaaaaattataaccaaaTAAATGATATGAGGGAAAGTTGCAAATTAGCTgcttcaattttaaatcaacttCATACATTTATCAAA CCAGGTATAACAACAGATGATATTGATGAGTTGGTTCATACTTTAACTATTAAAGCCGGGGCCTACCCTTCTCCACTGCATTATAAAGGCTTCCCAAAAAGTGTCTGCACTTCAGTAAACAATGTAGCTGTCCATGGCATCCCAGATTTGAGACCATTACAAGACGGTGACATCATCAATGTAGATATAACA GTCTTCTTCAAGCAATATCATGGAGATTGTTCAAAGACATTTCTTGTTGGGAATGTAGATGATAAAGGACAAGAGCTGGTCCATATTACAGAGGAATGTCTTGATATT GGAATTAAATGTTGTGGTCCAGATGTACCTTTTTGTCACATTGGCTCAGCTATACACAGGCATGCAAAAAGAAATGGTCTTACTGTATTGCCTGCATTTTTAGGCCACGGTATTGGACAATACTTTCATGGTCCTCCCGAAATATACCATTCTC taaacagATATCCTGGTCTAATGAAGCCAGGTATGACGTTCACGATAGAGCCAGTTCTGTCACACGGCAGCGAGCATACCATTATACTAGAAGATGGGTGGACAGTGGTCACAGAGGATGGTGCACGGACTGCGCAAGTAGAACACACAGTCTTGATCACTGATGATGGTGCTGAGATATTAACTAA atGA
- the LOC106717615 gene encoding neuronal acetylcholine receptor subunit alpha-10, translated as MLSVMFRRCIWIVLSFYLKGTCGCDEEYKLIRHLMQKYDASVRPVENSSQPLLVTFGVSLHHIIDVEEKDQLLTTNCWITQIWTDYHLRWNASDFDGISVIRIPYERVWRPDIILYNNADPNYKSAVINTNVIVKHTGEVTWLSHGIYVSVCDINVEQFPFDIQLCTMKWASWTYDGFQLDLIKQFDEGDTTNYQTNGEFDLVSFEAIRHDQYYSCCVEPYPDITYVIKLRRRPMFYVFNLILPCLLINGIALLVFYVPSESGEKVTLGISALLSMTVFLMTIRDTLPPTEKTPLISLYYGVSTCLVSFSASLSVVTLNISYRGVRGQPVPAALRELVLQRLARLLFINFDTDTKQGDSPPAVACVQVNPRTGSRLKSEARCERCDTYHACHACHGCDSSPAPPGPASPRFPRPNINHLSRTGPAVNSPSSPPLGGEVFGGGIGGAGACARCVCCCTLRDAAARHEQRVAANERLERANLEWKQVAVVADRALLAVFVLMTTIATAAILLPQLQNLHVGNTPLKPPT; from the exons ATGTTATCAGTTATGTTCCGGCGCTGCATTTGGATagttttgtcattttatttgaaag GTACATGTGGGTGTGACGAAGAGTACAAATTGATTCGACATTTAATGCAGAAATACGACGCATCAGTTCGGCCTGTGGAAAACTCTTCACAACCCTTGCTGGTTACATTTGGTGTGTCGCTGCATCACATTATAGACGtg GAAGAAAAAGATCAACTTCTCACGACTAATTGCTGGATCACTCAGATCTGGACGGACTATCATCTGAGATGGAATGCCAGCGATTTCGATGGAATCAGTGTTATAAGAATACCTTACGAAAGAGTATGGAGACCggatattatattatataataa TGCTGACCCCAACTACAAATCAGCGGTAATCAACACTAATGTCATAGTGAAGCATACAGGTGAGGTGACCTGGCTGAGTCACGGCATTTATGTCTCGGTTTGTGACATCAACGTTGAGCAGTTCCCATTTGACATCCAGTTGTGCACTATGAAATGGGCTTCATGGACATATGACGGATTTCAg TTGgacttaataaaacaatttgacGAAGGCGACACAACGAATTATCAAACGAACGGCGAATTTGATTTGGTGAGCTTCGAAGCGATCAGACACGATCAGTACTATTCGTGCTGCGTCGAGCCTTACCCAGATATAACGTATGTAATCAAACTGCGACGCAGACCCATGTTCTATGTATTCAATCTTATATTACCATGTTTACTCATAAATGGAATTG CTCTTCTAGTGTTTTATGTACCATCAGAGTCAGGAGAGAAAGTAACTTTAGGAATAAGTGCTTTGCTTTCGATGACTGTATTCCTAATGACTATAAGGGATACATTACCACCGACGGAAAAGACACCGTTAATAA GTCTTTACTACGGAGTCAGTACGTGTTTGGTTTCATTTTCAGCATCGCTTTCAGTGGTAACTCTTAACATATCTTACAG AGGAGTGAGAGGGCAGCCAGTGCCGGCAGCGCTGCGCGAGCTGGTGCTACAGCGCCTTGCACGCCTGCTCTTCATCAACTTTGACACTGACACCAAG CAGGGAGACAGTCCCCCGGCGGTGGCGTGCGTGCAGGTAAACCCTCGCACGGGTTCGCGGCTCAAGTCAGAGGCGCGTTGCGAGCGCTGCGACACCTACCACGCTTGCCATGCCTGCCACGGCTGCGACAGCTCGCCTGCGCCCCCCGGGCCTGCTTCGCCGCGCTTCCCACGCCCAAACATAAACCATCTAA gtCGTACGGGTCCGGCGGTAAACTCCCCATCAAGTCCACCGCTGGGGGGCGAAGTGTTTGGGGGCGGGATAGGTGGCGCTGGTGCGTGCGCGCGTTGTGTGTGTTGCTGCACGCTGCGCGACGCCGCCGCACGGCACGAGCAGCGCGTCGCCGCCAACGAGCGCCTCGAGCGAGCCAATCTCGAGTGGAAACAG GTGGCCGTAGTCGCCGATCGAGCTTTGCTTGCCGTCTTCGTGTTGATGACCACCATAGCTACGGCGGCCATTTTGTTACCCCAGCTGCAGAATTTACACGTAGGCAATACGCCACTCAAACCACCCACTTAA